One Legionella hackeliae DNA segment encodes these proteins:
- a CDS encoding MFS transporter, with translation MNETLFYIIWGVRTLYVLSLKTILFTVIFLFFQYGSAVSELSLLGILINLPMVFSAFVVTRIMDRMEIKFLLVTILCVQTLALGTLILLMNHYQANLNGILVIVAVLFTMSSTEISLFDKSIVLLLPESKRARGVSLGLVTTAFGYISSPLLASVLLNVVDSKLVTFFAFISAIIYLLPLAKLNKKYISSEVNLDKAIFRLTELKLYPLSLQLLLAFSLTTVWTNFISFLVIPILNLHHPQWFVGTILSLSGIGALLGGMSISWLFQSKSNRKSLGICFAFTVSSMVLFILYSGSVSLSILLALMGGITSSWSYGISQIISQNYLDHNKIAGFYMFRNAASAILLMIFYAINAYFAKSIEAMIYAIVCFLFFFIFLYILFYWYGKSVVVDSQREND, from the coding sequence TTGAATGAAACTCTTTTTTACATTATTTGGGGGGTTAGAACTCTTTATGTCTTGAGTTTAAAGACTATTTTATTTACGGTTATTTTTTTATTTTTTCAATATGGCTCTGCGGTTTCCGAGTTATCTCTTTTGGGTATATTAATAAATTTGCCAATGGTCTTCTCGGCATTCGTTGTAACTCGCATTATGGATAGGATGGAGATAAAGTTTCTTCTTGTAACGATTTTGTGTGTGCAAACCCTGGCTTTAGGAACTCTGATTCTATTGATGAATCATTATCAGGCTAATTTAAACGGTATTCTTGTCATTGTTGCAGTTTTATTCACAATGAGTTCAACAGAGATTAGTTTATTTGATAAATCCATTGTCTTGCTATTACCGGAATCTAAAAGAGCAAGAGGAGTTAGTTTAGGACTTGTAACTACCGCTTTTGGTTATATTTCTTCTCCGCTTCTTGCCAGCGTATTGCTCAATGTTGTAGATAGTAAGCTGGTTACTTTTTTTGCATTTATATCAGCAATTATCTATTTACTGCCTTTAGCTAAATTGAATAAAAAATATATTAGTTCAGAGGTTAATCTGGATAAAGCCATTTTCCGATTGACTGAATTAAAATTATATCCCTTATCCTTGCAATTATTATTGGCGTTTTCACTAACCACTGTTTGGACTAATTTTATTAGTTTCCTTGTTATACCTATTTTGAATCTCCATCATCCTCAGTGGTTTGTAGGCACAATTTTATCACTCAGTGGTATTGGTGCTTTATTGGGCGGAATGTCGATAAGTTGGTTATTTCAAAGCAAATCAAATCGAAAGAGTTTAGGGATATGTTTTGCTTTTACTGTATCAAGTATGGTTCTTTTTATACTGTATTCAGGTTCAGTTTCTCTGTCCATTTTATTAGCGCTTATGGGGGGAATTACGTCATCCTGGTCCTATGGAATTTCGCAAATTATTAGCCAGAATTATCTGGATCATAACAAGATTGCTGGATTTTATATGTTTAGAAATGCAGCCAGCGCTATTCTTTTAATGATCTTTTATGCCATTAATGCTTACTTCGCTAAAAGTATTGAAGCTATGATTTATGCTATCGTTTGTTTCTTATTCTTTTTTATTTTTCTCTATATTTTATTTTATTGGTATGGAAAATCGGTAGTTGTTGACAGTCAAAGAGAAAATGACTAG
- a CDS encoding SRPBCC family protein yields MTNLYVDPDIEKASTIPSQFYTSIDWYEQAKEKIFAKTWQFCLSTEALRLSGQLVPLTLLPGLLDEPLLFVRDEQESLHCLSNVCTHRGNLLIDAPCTAHKIKCAYHGRRFNLGGEFLHMPEFEKTKDFPCEKDNLSQVPFGCLEPFIFASLSPRIPFQEVFAEIKERLFWLPMKDMRLDINRSRDYLVKAHWALYCENYLEALHIPFVHHALRKVIDCGTYTTELYPYCNLQLALASSGEESFELPKDSPDYGKQVAAYYYWIFPNTMLNFYPWGCSVNVVKPLGPELTKVSFLTYVLDESKLGKGAGGDLDKVEREDEAVVESVQRGVRSRFYDTGRFSPTKEQGTHHFQRLLCEFLND; encoded by the coding sequence ATGACGAATTTATATGTTGATCCCGATATTGAGAAAGCATCAACTATCCCTTCCCAGTTTTATACGTCTATCGATTGGTACGAACAAGCCAAAGAAAAAATATTTGCGAAAACCTGGCAGTTTTGTTTAAGCACAGAAGCCTTAAGATTAAGTGGCCAGCTTGTGCCATTGACCCTCTTGCCTGGATTATTAGACGAACCTTTGTTATTCGTGCGTGATGAGCAGGAATCACTGCATTGTTTAAGCAATGTTTGTACGCATCGCGGTAATCTTTTAATCGATGCACCCTGTACAGCGCATAAGATAAAATGTGCTTACCATGGACGTCGCTTTAATCTTGGTGGTGAATTTTTGCATATGCCTGAATTTGAAAAAACCAAAGATTTTCCATGTGAAAAAGACAATCTTTCTCAAGTTCCTTTTGGGTGCCTGGAGCCGTTTATCTTTGCCTCATTATCCCCAAGAATTCCTTTTCAAGAGGTTTTTGCTGAGATTAAAGAGCGTCTTTTCTGGCTTCCAATGAAGGATATGCGCCTAGATATTAACCGCTCACGGGATTATCTGGTGAAGGCACATTGGGCTTTATATTGTGAAAACTACCTTGAAGCGTTACACATTCCTTTCGTGCATCATGCATTAAGAAAAGTCATTGATTGCGGAACATACACGACGGAGTTATATCCCTATTGTAATCTGCAATTGGCGTTAGCAAGTAGTGGCGAGGAGAGTTTTGAGTTACCTAAAGATTCCCCTGACTATGGAAAACAAGTAGCGGCCTATTACTATTGGATATTCCCAAATACTATGCTTAATTTTTATCCCTGGGGCTGCTCAGTCAATGTAGTAAAGCCACTTGGGCCTGAATTAACTAAAGTTTCTTTTTTAACCTATGTACTTGATGAATCCAAACTGGGTAAAGGTGCTGGCGGTGATCTTGATAAAGTTGAGCGGGAGGATGAGGCTGTTGTCGAGTCGGTACAACGAGGAGTTCGTTCTCGTTTTTATGACACAGGTCGATTTTCACCTACGAAAGAGCAGGGAACTCATCATTTCCAACGTTTATTGTGTGAATTTCTAAACGATTAA
- a CDS encoding amino acid permease, whose protein sequence is MPEISQGNALHRKLNARILSMITLGGSIGTGIFLASGNALSLAGPGGTLLAYLIMGCVVYYLMTSLGEMAAFMPTTGSFCAYAAEFVDPSLGYALGWNYWYSWAVTIASEISASSLVMHFWFPESSPLLWCTVFLMLTVGFNAISTRAFGEAEYWFSFLKVAVIILFIVSGFAMILGITSFEPVGFKYWTIGDAPFHGGWAGVVSAFMVAGFSFQGTELLGIAAGESHNPAENVTKAVKLVFWRIVLFFLLSLLVISLLIPYTSEQLTNANIAMSPFTLVFAQYDKALAAMLMNGVVLLAILSTANSGLYVASRLFWHMAKEGHAPRVFAKVNKRGVPIYALLVTSCVALLSFLSSLFGNGLVYFWLLNAGSLAGLIAWMGIAISHYRFRKAYLIQGKDPGKLPYRAKGYPYGPLFAFALCFIIISGQNYAAFMSHHIDWYGLLISYIGLPMFLLVWFGNKWLKKTKIVKLHDCKFDFESRSNY, encoded by the coding sequence ATGCCAGAAATATCGCAAGGGAATGCGTTGCATCGCAAGCTCAATGCACGAATTCTAAGCATGATTACACTTGGCGGCTCCATAGGGACAGGTATTTTTTTAGCCAGCGGTAATGCTCTCTCTTTGGCAGGTCCCGGGGGAACATTGCTGGCTTATCTTATTATGGGATGTGTTGTTTATTACCTCATGACAAGTTTAGGGGAAATGGCTGCGTTTATGCCTACAACAGGCTCATTTTGTGCTTACGCAGCAGAATTTGTTGATCCCTCATTAGGCTATGCGCTGGGATGGAACTATTGGTATAGCTGGGCCGTGACCATTGCGTCTGAGATCTCAGCGTCTTCATTAGTCATGCATTTTTGGTTTCCTGAAAGTTCGCCACTATTATGGTGTACTGTGTTCTTAATGCTAACCGTGGGGTTTAATGCCATCTCAACACGGGCATTTGGTGAGGCAGAGTATTGGTTCTCATTTCTTAAAGTCGCTGTCATTATTTTATTTATTGTCAGTGGTTTTGCCATGATTTTGGGGATTACAAGTTTTGAGCCTGTGGGATTTAAATACTGGACGATTGGCGATGCACCCTTTCACGGTGGATGGGCAGGGGTTGTTAGTGCGTTTATGGTGGCAGGATTTTCGTTTCAAGGCACTGAATTATTAGGTATTGCAGCGGGAGAGAGTCATAATCCGGCAGAGAATGTTACTAAAGCTGTGAAATTGGTGTTTTGGCGCATTGTACTCTTTTTTTTATTGTCCTTGTTGGTGATAAGTCTTTTAATTCCTTATACTTCGGAGCAGTTAACTAATGCCAATATAGCAATGAGTCCCTTCACGCTTGTGTTTGCACAGTATGATAAAGCATTGGCAGCGATGCTCATGAATGGGGTCGTATTGCTTGCCATACTTTCTACAGCGAATTCTGGACTTTACGTTGCTAGTAGATTGTTTTGGCATATGGCAAAAGAAGGCCACGCACCACGTGTTTTTGCCAAGGTGAATAAGCGCGGTGTACCGATATATGCATTATTAGTGACAAGTTGTGTGGCTTTATTGTCTTTCCTTTCATCATTATTCGGTAATGGCCTTGTTTATTTCTGGTTGCTGAATGCAGGTAGCCTCGCTGGTTTGATTGCCTGGATGGGCATTGCCATTAGTCATTATCGTTTTCGTAAGGCATACCTTATTCAAGGGAAAGATCCAGGCAAATTACCCTATAGGGCAAAAGGCTATCCTTATGGTCCTTTATTCGCTTTTGCCCTGTGTTTTATTATTATCAGTGGACAAAATTATGCTGCTTTTATGAGTCATCATATTGATTGGTATGGATTACTTATTTCCTATATTGGCTTACCGATGTTCTTGTTGGTTTGGTTTGGCAATAAATGGCTGAAAAAGACAAAGATAGTGAAGTTACATGACTGCAAATTTGATTTTGAATCGCGTTCTAATTATTAG
- a CDS encoding NUDIX domain-containing protein produces MRHFLWKIQNKILAMLPIKTLGARALVIQENKVLLIKHSYINGWYTVGGGVERGESPLQAVQRELFEEVGIRCLDEPRLFNVYYNGKEKRDDYIVFYLVENFAKEKVSSVEVLDEAWFDLDSLPQEVSPATKRRIEEYKAIRPVAEIW; encoded by the coding sequence ATGCGTCATTTTCTATGGAAAATACAAAATAAAATTCTTGCAATGTTACCCATAAAAACCCTGGGTGCTCGTGCGCTTGTTATCCAAGAAAATAAAGTGCTGCTGATAAAACATAGCTATATTAATGGTTGGTATACGGTGGGTGGCGGTGTTGAGCGAGGAGAATCACCCCTCCAAGCTGTTCAAAGAGAGCTTTTTGAGGAAGTTGGTATTAGATGTCTAGATGAACCGCGATTGTTTAATGTTTATTACAATGGCAAAGAAAAGAGGGATGATTATATCGTTTTCTATCTCGTTGAAAATTTTGCAAAAGAAAAGGTAAGCTCCGTCGAGGTTTTGGACGAGGCCTGGTTTGACTTAGATAGTCTTCCTCAAGAGGTTTCACCTGCGACGAAAAGACGGATTGAGGAATATAAAGCAATTAGACCGGTGGCAGAAATTTGGTAA
- a CDS encoding Brp/Blh family beta-carotene 15,15'-dioxygenase, translating into MSLLTIWFPSSAMLVFFVMVFVIGIPHGALDLWILRKKFALSNCNIIVLFIAYLSLAIGVFLGFYWFSSFFFGFFLLYSAYHFGMDYYDSSVFQAKVYCYFLALIIGLSIICLPALLHTQKICVLFSYLIGSEQAMLYAHFLQWAACCLLPAIGLGLFTLKKECAQEVIIVLMASLLAPPLAFLTVYFVGIHSCKYFAMLYKKIGYSSYRTFVKDLLPMTLLTYIFSITAFAFLSTSLDWQGAGFFLTIYMLAALTLPHLLLVEVFKKKGV; encoded by the coding sequence ATGTCTTTGCTAACGATTTGGTTTCCCTCATCTGCTATGCTTGTTTTTTTTGTAATGGTGTTTGTTATCGGTATCCCACATGGCGCATTAGACTTGTGGATTTTAAGAAAAAAATTTGCGCTTAGCAATTGTAATATAATTGTATTATTCATTGCTTACTTGTCATTGGCGATTGGGGTTTTTCTTGGTTTTTACTGGTTTTCTTCTTTCTTTTTTGGTTTTTTTTTATTGTACTCTGCTTATCATTTTGGCATGGATTACTATGATTCAAGCGTGTTTCAGGCAAAAGTATACTGTTATTTTTTAGCTTTAATTATTGGTCTATCTATTATTTGTCTGCCTGCATTACTCCATACTCAAAAGATATGCGTCTTATTTTCCTACCTAATCGGCTCAGAACAAGCTATGTTATACGCCCATTTTTTGCAGTGGGCTGCATGTTGTTTATTACCAGCAATTGGCCTTGGGCTTTTCACTTTAAAAAAAGAGTGTGCTCAAGAGGTTATTATCGTGCTTATGGCTTCATTGTTAGCGCCGCCACTGGCTTTTTTGACAGTTTATTTTGTTGGTATTCACTCTTGTAAATATTTTGCCATGCTTTATAAAAAGATAGGTTATTCATCATATCGAACATTTGTTAAGGACTTATTGCCGATGACTTTGTTAACGTACATTTTTTCAATAACGGCATTTGCTTTTTTATCAACCAGTTTGGATTGGCAGGGAGCGGGATTTTTTTTAACAATATATATGTTGGCAGCACTTACTTTGCCTCACTTGCTACTGGTAGAGGTGTTTAAAAAAAAGGGAGTGTAA
- a CDS encoding lycopene cyclase family protein: protein MPSHNCDVLILGGGCAGLATAFFYSQTQGSQTIDIIEQREFYEDDRSWCFWLTMDQFPHKDIIFHQWPTWTLSKGSVVIEHTNLATPYAIIKSKDYYNKVLAAIEDDPRQKLHLNIKVFAISKEKNCFVVDTSIGKFIARHVIDTRPNQFILRKKAPLHQIFYGVEIKTKQPVFNPTSAHLMNNLVANDIYCQFDYVLPFSPYHALLEVTRFSSIYHEPEQLMQECIKLAHQYTTEFDTLRQEAAVLPMGIDKVAQNSKSCHVFAQHQGSLRASSGYGFLRIQQRAWHHAQQIGMNKALKEPVLDLAIDRWMDLCFCRVLLRQMPLSPEIFILLASRLNPSQFAHFMNGTLGWSLRWNVIRAVPSWPFIKAVL, encoded by the coding sequence ATGCCCTCGCACAACTGTGATGTATTAATTCTTGGTGGAGGCTGTGCGGGTTTGGCGACTGCCTTTTTTTATAGCCAAACTCAGGGGTCACAGACCATCGATATTATAGAACAACGCGAATTTTATGAGGATGATCGAAGTTGGTGTTTTTGGTTGACCATGGACCAGTTTCCCCATAAAGACATCATTTTTCATCAGTGGCCTACGTGGACCTTAAGCAAAGGTTCAGTAGTTATTGAACATACTAACCTTGCTACACCTTATGCTATCATCAAGAGTAAAGATTATTACAATAAAGTTCTGGCGGCTATTGAGGATGATCCTAGGCAAAAGTTACACTTGAATATAAAAGTGTTCGCTATAAGCAAAGAAAAAAATTGCTTCGTTGTGGATACCTCTATTGGTAAGTTTATTGCCCGTCATGTGATCGATACAAGACCCAACCAATTTATCCTTAGAAAAAAAGCGCCGTTGCATCAAATCTTTTATGGTGTTGAGATCAAAACCAAACAACCCGTGTTTAACCCAACTTCAGCTCATCTTATGAATAATCTTGTTGCTAACGATATTTATTGTCAATTTGATTATGTCTTACCTTTCAGTCCTTATCATGCATTGCTCGAAGTGACAAGATTTAGTTCTATTTATCATGAGCCTGAACAGCTCATGCAAGAATGTATTAAACTCGCGCATCAATATACGACTGAATTTGATACCTTAAGGCAAGAGGCTGCTGTTTTGCCTATGGGCATTGACAAAGTTGCTCAAAACTCAAAGTCATGCCATGTTTTTGCCCAGCACCAAGGGTCATTAAGAGCTTCAAGCGGCTATGGTTTTTTACGTATCCAACAACGGGCTTGGCATCATGCCCAGCAAATTGGAATGAACAAAGCATTAAAGGAGCCGGTGTTAGACTTGGCTATAGATAGATGGATGGATCTTTGTTTTTGTCGTGTTCTTTTGCGTCAAATGCCACTTTCTCCTGAGATATTCATACTATTGGCCTCAAGATTGAATCCTTCTCAGTTTGCCCACTTTATGAATGGAACTCTTGGATGGTCTTTGCGCTGGAATGTGATACGAGCAGTACCAAGTTGGCCATTCATCAAGGCAGTCTTATGA
- a CDS encoding phytoene/squalene synthase family protein — MNAKTVFKAHAKTFSFAAMLLPQTTHAHASELYAFCRYCDDLADNALDDDQKSLARLKLDAISGALSINRSDDVTLQGMIELINHQNVPLNSALNLLEGIKQDLGTVRILNEPELIQYAYQVAGTVGEMMCPILGCVDPQATQYASHLGVAMQLTNIVRDVLEDARLNRLYLPVEWLGFDEPGCVLKAKYRLPTQLAMKKALNLAENYYQSACHGLKFIPARSRFTIFVAMRLYRHIGLSVAKGGYEYWSGRLSISNFKKITLASWAGFNFVFGKYYHALAQL; from the coding sequence ATGAATGCCAAGACTGTCTTTAAGGCACACGCTAAAACATTTAGTTTTGCGGCCATGTTATTGCCACAAACGACACATGCCCATGCTTCAGAACTGTACGCTTTTTGTCGCTATTGTGATGATTTAGCAGATAATGCTTTAGATGATGATCAAAAAAGTCTTGCAAGATTAAAGTTAGATGCTATTTCTGGTGCATTATCTATCAATCGGTCTGATGATGTAACGCTTCAAGGTATGATTGAACTCATTAATCACCAAAACGTTCCATTAAATTCAGCCTTAAATTTGCTTGAAGGAATAAAGCAAGATCTGGGAACAGTGAGAATTCTCAATGAACCTGAACTTATTCAATATGCTTATCAGGTAGCAGGAACAGTTGGAGAGATGATGTGTCCTATATTGGGCTGTGTTGACCCTCAGGCAACTCAATATGCTAGTCACTTAGGTGTTGCCATGCAATTAACCAATATTGTTCGTGATGTGCTGGAGGATGCCAGACTAAATCGCTTGTACCTACCGGTGGAATGGCTTGGATTTGATGAACCAGGCTGCGTGCTAAAGGCCAAGTATCGATTACCTACTCAGTTGGCAATGAAAAAAGCCCTAAATTTGGCCGAGAATTATTACCAAAGCGCGTGCCATGGCTTAAAATTTATACCTGCGAGATCTCGTTTTACTATCTTTGTTGCCATGAGACTCTACCGGCATATTGGCCTAAGCGTTGCAAAAGGGGGATATGAATACTGGAGTGGCCGTTTATCAATATCAAATTTTAAAAAAATAACCCTGGCAAGTTGGGCCGGTTTTAATTTTGTTTTTGGAAAATACTACCATGCCCTCGCACAACTGTGA
- the crtI gene encoding phytoene desaturase family protein, translating to MNKKLSVIGGGLGGMAAALRARAKGYEVNIYCQCPMLGGRAQVYSKDGYTFDAGPTVITAPFLLEELFALFDRQLRDYVTLVPIEPWYRFLYPDGMIFNYGGSLEELLSEIGRISPEDKDNYLELLAHSKEIYEIGFEQLADHPFHQFTQMAKVIPSLIRLKSYKSVWQLVTQFIKHPALRQAFSIQPLLVGGNPVETTSIYSLIHYLERKWGVHYVMGGTGQLIEAMTILMKEVGIKIHLNSAVEHIKIVDKQVQSIVLQTGEHVSCDVVISNVDPLYLYRYMIAAKHQPLVSKWKTALSKPSMGLFVWYFGTKKKYNEVPHHTIIMGDDYKRLLADIFNKKVLSNEMAMYLHRPTATDPSMAPKGHDAFYCLCPVPNLSSGIDWQKQAGPFIRRMITKLEQTCLPGLSDELTISISKTPIDFKTDYNAFQGSGFSVAPLFYQSAWFRHHNQAEGINGLYLVGAGTHPGAGIPGVLSSAKIVEKLLPQVAI from the coding sequence GTGAACAAAAAATTATCGGTTATAGGTGGTGGTTTAGGGGGCATGGCAGCAGCCTTACGCGCCAGAGCAAAAGGGTATGAAGTTAATATATATTGTCAATGCCCCATGCTGGGAGGTCGTGCGCAAGTCTACAGTAAAGATGGTTATACTTTTGATGCTGGTCCAACCGTGATAACGGCACCTTTTCTTCTAGAGGAATTGTTTGCGTTATTTGATCGTCAACTGAGAGACTACGTAACATTGGTTCCCATCGAGCCTTGGTATCGTTTTTTATATCCGGACGGGATGATATTTAATTATGGCGGTTCACTAGAGGAATTGCTGTCTGAAATTGGTCGTATTTCACCTGAAGATAAAGACAACTACCTTGAATTATTGGCTCACTCCAAAGAGATTTATGAAATCGGATTTGAACAGCTTGCCGATCATCCCTTCCATCAATTTACTCAGATGGCGAAAGTGATACCAAGCTTGATTCGCTTAAAATCTTACAAAAGTGTCTGGCAGTTGGTAACCCAATTTATCAAGCACCCAGCACTTAGACAAGCATTTTCTATACAACCTTTGCTTGTAGGGGGCAACCCTGTGGAAACAACCTCTATATATAGCCTCATTCATTATTTAGAGCGTAAGTGGGGTGTTCACTATGTGATGGGAGGAACAGGGCAGCTCATTGAGGCCATGACGATACTGATGAAAGAAGTGGGTATCAAGATCCACTTAAATAGCGCTGTGGAGCACATAAAAATTGTTGATAAACAGGTCCAGTCAATTGTTTTGCAAACCGGTGAGCATGTTTCTTGTGATGTGGTCATCTCAAATGTAGATCCTCTATATTTATATCGTTACATGATTGCAGCGAAGCATCAGCCTTTAGTATCAAAGTGGAAAACGGCTTTAAGTAAGCCATCCATGGGGCTTTTTGTTTGGTACTTTGGTACGAAAAAGAAATACAATGAGGTGCCCCATCACACAATCATCATGGGAGATGACTACAAACGTTTGTTGGCTGATATTTTCAATAAGAAAGTCCTGTCAAATGAAATGGCCATGTATTTGCACCGGCCCACGGCGACAGATCCTAGTATGGCACCTAAAGGGCATGACGCTTTCTATTGTTTGTGCCCTGTTCCCAACCTCAGTAGTGGAATTGATTGGCAAAAACAAGCAGGTCCTTTTATCAGGCGAATGATAACAAAATTAGAGCAAACCTGTTTGCCGGGGTTGTCTGATGAGCTGACTATCAGCATCAGCAAAACACCAATAGACTTTAAGACTGATTACAATGCGTTCCAAGGAAGCGGATTTTCTGTAGCCCCCTTATTTTATCAATCAGCCTGGTTTCGACACCATAATCAGGCTGAGGGAATTAATGGGTTGTATTTGGTTGGCGCCGGTACACATCCGGGTGCAGGGATACCTGGGGTATTATCATCTGCCAAGATTGTAGAGAAACTACTTCCTCAAGTAGCAATTTAG
- a CDS encoding polyprenyl synthetase family protein, translating to MFDSHEFMVLFKQLIESDLDEDMQQISRFHFQHPGSLNRARLTFNCSIAMKLPFDAANNCAALVEMLHNASLIHDDIQDNAVFRRGQKSLCQKFGLAKALAYGDLLISMAYHTASLLPYDYIGSSIRLIHNFVTKTIIGQVRDINAITLNKPQLVDYINICWLKSGQLMMLGIKLASLLSEKIIYYPLFEEIIRHLVISYQIVDDISDMEEDKDQHNFCIFNVFDKDNPIMLIQAHELAKSHLCQAQTMIHKLPQDMRLPFLQLYRNIQPRLIKDLA from the coding sequence TTATGGTTCTATTCAAACAGCTCATTGAAAGTGATTTAGATGAGGATATGCAGCAGATAAGTCGTTTTCATTTTCAGCACCCCGGAAGCTTGAACCGAGCACGACTCACTTTTAATTGTTCGATAGCCATGAAACTTCCCTTTGATGCAGCTAACAATTGTGCTGCTCTTGTTGAAATGCTTCATAATGCGTCTTTGATACACGATGATATTCAAGATAATGCCGTTTTTCGGCGAGGTCAGAAGTCTTTGTGTCAAAAGTTTGGTCTTGCTAAAGCACTTGCTTATGGTGATTTGCTTATTTCGATGGCTTATCATACAGCATCTCTTCTGCCATATGATTATATTGGTAGCTCTATACGACTAATTCATAACTTTGTAACAAAAACGATTATAGGCCAAGTTCGGGATATTAACGCAATTACGCTAAATAAACCTCAGCTGGTTGATTACATCAATATTTGCTGGCTTAAGTCTGGCCAGCTAATGATGCTGGGCATTAAGCTGGCATCGCTCCTCAGCGAGAAGATCATCTATTACCCTTTATTTGAGGAAATCATTCGTCACTTAGTGATTAGTTATCAAATTGTTGATGATATATCTGACATGGAAGAAGACAAAGACCAGCACAATTTTTGTATTTTTAATGTATTTGATAAGGACAACCCCATCATGTTGATTCAAGCACATGAGTTAGCCAAGAGCCACTTGTGTCAAGCTCAAACAATGATACACAAATTACCCCAGGACATGAGACTGCCCTTTTTGCAATTATACCGTAATATTCAGCCTAGATTGATTAAGGATCTAGCGTGA